One segment of Fusobacterium russii ATCC 25533 DNA contains the following:
- a CDS encoding AbgT family transporter produces the protein MVKEKKSFLEKFLDFVEKGGNKLPHPFTLFWILCLIIVIVSAISASMGTSVTYTALDRKTMEIKETTLVIKSLLNAEGIRYMFSSMVGNFTGFAPLGTVLVAIIGIGVCEKTGLMSATMRKIVLATPKRAITAMVVLAGVMSNIASDAGYVVLVPLGALIFLSFGRHPLAGLAAAFAGVSGGFSANLLLGTLDPLLSGITTEAAKLLRPDYFVNPASNYYFMFASTFLLTVLGTYITDKIIEPRLGKYTGDEIANTNDLTDIEKKGLRYAGLTVLIFIGIMLFLTVPENAILRANGSLKEWTSKGLVPTLMMFFLFPGMVYGIVTKSIKSDKDIAGMMGSALATMGGYLALVFASAQFVAYFNYTHLGTFIAVKGADFLESIGLTGVPLIILFVLVAAFINLFMGSASAKWAIMAPVFVPMLMRLGYSPEFTQLAYRVGDSTTNIITPLMSYFAMIVAFTQKYDKNAGIGTLISIMLPYSICFLIGWLIFLVIWFLAGLPLGVEGAIHFVL, from the coding sequence ATGGTTAAAGAAAAGAAAAGTTTTTTGGAAAAATTTCTTGATTTTGTTGAAAAGGGAGGAAATAAACTTCCACATCCATTCACATTATTTTGGATTTTATGTCTAATTATTGTCATTGTTTCAGCTATTTCTGCTTCAATGGGAACTTCTGTAACTTATACTGCTTTAGACAGAAAAACAATGGAGATTAAAGAAACTACTCTTGTAATTAAATCTCTACTTAATGCTGAAGGAATAAGGTATATGTTCTCTTCAATGGTTGGAAACTTTACCGGTTTTGCTCCATTAGGTACAGTTTTAGTTGCTATAATTGGTATAGGTGTATGTGAAAAAACTGGACTTATGAGTGCTACAATGAGAAAAATTGTTTTAGCAACTCCAAAAAGAGCAATAACTGCTATGGTAGTTTTAGCTGGAGTTATGTCTAATATTGCTTCAGATGCTGGTTATGTTGTTCTAGTTCCATTAGGGGCATTAATTTTCTTATCATTTGGAAGACATCCATTAGCTGGTCTTGCTGCAGCTTTTGCTGGAGTTTCAGGAGGTTTTTCTGCAAACTTGCTACTTGGTACTCTTGATCCTCTTTTATCAGGAATTACTACTGAAGCTGCAAAATTATTAAGACCTGATTACTTTGTAAACCCAGCTTCTAACTATTATTTTATGTTTGCTTCTACATTCTTACTAACTGTGCTTGGGACTTACATAACAGATAAAATTATTGAACCAAGATTAGGAAAATATACTGGTGATGAGATTGCTAATACTAATGACCTAACTGATATTGAGAAAAAAGGATTGAGATATGCCGGTCTTACTGTTCTAATTTTCATTGGAATTATGCTTTTCTTAACTGTACCTGAAAATGCTATATTAAGAGCTAATGGTAGCTTAAAAGAGTGGACATCTAAAGGTTTAGTTCCTACTCTTATGATGTTCTTCCTATTTCCTGGAATGGTATATGGTATAGTAACAAAGAGTATAAAATCTGATAAAGATATAGCTGGAATGATGGGTTCTGCTCTTGCAACTATGGGTGGATATTTAGCTCTTGTATTTGCTTCTGCTCAATTTGTTGCATATTTTAATTATACTCACCTTGGAACATTTATTGCAGTAAAAGGAGCTGACTTTTTAGAAAGCATAGGACTTACTGGAGTACCTTTAATAATATTATTTGTTCTAGTTGCTGCTTTCATAAATTTATTCATGGGATCTGCTTCAGCAAAATGGGCTATAATGGCTCCTGTATTTGTTCCTATGTTAATGAGACTTGGTTACTCTCCTGAATTTACTCAATTAGCATACAGAGTTGGAGATTCAACTACAAACATAATTACTCCACTTATGAGCTATTTTGCAATGATAGTTGCATTCACACAAAAATATGATAAGAATGCAGGTATTGGAACTCTTATTTCAATAATGCTTCCATACTCAATCTGTTTCCTAATTGGTTGGTTAATATTCCTAGTAATTTGGTTCTTAGCTGGTTTACCATTAGGAGTTGAAGGAGCAATACATTTTGTTTTATAA
- the metK gene encoding methionine adenosyltransferase, with product MKKFTYFTSEFVSPGHPDKVSDQISDAILDACLKDDPNSRVACEVFCTTGLVVIGGEITTSTYIDVQEIVRNKIDEIGYRPGMGFDSNCGVLNTIHAQSPDIAMGVDIGGAGDQGIMFGGAVKETEELMPLALVLAREILVRLTKLTRSKEISWARPDSKSQVTLAYDESGKVDHVDSIVVSVQHDENVTNEEIKTTVIEKIVNPILEKYNLSSEGIKYYINPTGRFVIGGPHGDTGLTGRKIIVDTYGGYFRHGGGAFSGKDPSKVDRSAAYAARWVAKNIVAADLADKCEIQLSYAIGIAHPVSVKVDTFGTAKVSEDLLSEAVKSIFDLSPRGIEKALELREGTFQYQDLAAFGHIGRTDIDLPWERCDRIKELKEYCLK from the coding sequence ATGAAAAAATTTACATATTTTACATCTGAGTTTGTTTCACCTGGGCATCCTGATAAAGTTTCAGATCAAATTTCTGATGCTATTTTAGATGCATGTTTAAAGGATGATCCAAATTCAAGAGTAGCCTGTGAAGTTTTCTGTACAACTGGTTTAGTTGTTATTGGTGGAGAAATAACTACATCTACTTATATAGATGTGCAAGAAATAGTTAGAAATAAAATTGACGAAATAGGTTATAGACCGGGTATGGGTTTTGATTCCAACTGTGGTGTTTTAAACACTATACATGCACAATCGCCCGATATAGCTATGGGAGTTGATATAGGAGGAGCCGGGGACCAAGGGATAATGTTTGGTGGTGCAGTGAAGGAAACAGAAGAACTTATGCCACTAGCCTTAGTTTTAGCAAGAGAAATTCTTGTCAGACTTACTAAGCTTACAAGATCTAAGGAAATTTCTTGGGCAAGACCTGACTCAAAATCACAAGTGACACTTGCTTATGATGAAAGTGGTAAAGTTGACCATGTAGATTCTATAGTAGTTTCTGTACAACATGATGAGAATGTTACAAATGAGGAAATAAAAACTACAGTCATAGAAAAAATAGTGAATCCAATTTTAGAAAAATATAATTTATCAAGCGAAGGAATAAAATATTATATAAATCCAACTGGAAGATTTGTTATAGGAGGACCTCATGGAGATACAGGTCTAACTGGAAGAAAAATAATAGTTGATACCTATGGTGGTTATTTTAGACATGGTGGAGGAGCTTTTTCAGGAAAAGATCCATCTAAAGTTGATAGATCAGCTGCTTATGCTGCAAGATGGGTCGCAAAAAATATCGTTGCTGCAGACTTAGCAGATAAATGTGAAATACAACTATCTTATGCAATAGGTATAGCTCATCCTGTATCTGTAAAAGTTGATACTTTTGGTACAGCTAAGGTTAGTGAAGACTTACTATCTGAAGCGGTTAAGAGCATTTTTGATTTATCACCAAGAGGAATAGAAAAGGCTTTGGAATTAAGAGAAGGTACATTTCAATATCAAGATTTAGCAGCATTTGGTCACATAGGTAGAACAGATATAGATCTTCCATGGGAAAGATGTGATAGAATAAAAGAATTAAAAGAATATTGTTTAAAATAA
- a CDS encoding HutD/Ves family protein, whose protein sequence is MYKIIKKNEWKSAMWSGGTTNEIFIYPSDSNYAERKFKARLSIADTTNPERAKFTSLPGVDRFISKLDGNMFLEHDTHYEIELEKYQIDRFKGDWETYSTGKFKDFNLMLKGVRGDLYFRALESPCKLHLEHDCNVAFLFLIEGKLSVNNIELEENDLFYTDSNILETDTKNAKIFYGFIKEWN, encoded by the coding sequence ATGTACAAAATCATAAAAAAAAATGAATGGAAGTCTGCAATGTGGTCTGGAGGTACAACTAATGAAATTTTTATTTATCCTTCTGATTCTAATTATGCAGAGAGAAAATTTAAAGCCAGACTTAGTATAGCTGATACAACAAATCCAGAGAGAGCAAAATTTACAAGTCTACCCGGTGTGGATAGATTCATATCTAAACTTGATGGTAATATGTTTCTTGAACATGATACACACTATGAGATAGAGCTTGAAAAGTACCAAATAGATAGATTTAAAGGGGACTGGGAAACTTATTCGACAGGAAAGTTCAAAGACTTCAACCTTATGTTAAAAGGTGTGAGAGGAGATTTATATTTTAGAGCACTGGAAAGTCCCTGTAAACTCCATTTAGAGCATGATTGTAATGTTGCATTTCTTTTTTTAATAGAAGGTAAATTAAGTGTTAATAATATCGAGCTGGAAGAAAATGATTTATTTTATACTGATTCTAATATCTTAGAAACTGATACTAAAAATGCAAAAATTTTCTATGGTTTCATAAAGGAGTGGAATTAA
- a CDS encoding YaaA family protein: MKIIFSPSKEMREKNILKEKQSYSDTPFKENTFNILEKLKSFSKESIASIMKIKGTILEKTVKNIENFENLEGIPSISLYNGVSFKELEIETYTENDMKYLNDNLYILSAFYGLSKPFNLLKPYRLDMTMKIFDKSLYDYWKDDVNNYIEKELGKDILINLASSEFSKMIDKNRIKNILNIDFKEFKDGKYISISSYSKQARGNFLNILVKNQIKNIDEFKNIKFNNYIFNSELSDGKNFIFSR; encoded by the coding sequence TTGAAAATTATATTTTCTCCAAGTAAAGAAATGAGAGAAAAAAATATACTGAAAGAAAAACAAAGTTATTCTGATACTCCTTTTAAAGAGAATACTTTTAATATACTTGAAAAATTAAAATCTTTTTCAAAAGAAAGTATAGCCTCAATTATGAAAATAAAAGGAACCATTTTAGAAAAAACCGTAAAAAATATTGAAAATTTTGAGAATTTGGAAGGAATTCCTTCTATTTCTCTCTACAATGGTGTTTCCTTTAAAGAACTTGAAATAGAAACTTATACTGAAAATGATATGAAGTATTTAAATGATAACTTGTATATTTTATCAGCTTTCTACGGTCTTTCTAAACCTTTTAATTTATTAAAGCCATATAGACTTGATATGACTATGAAAATTTTTGATAAATCTCTATATGATTATTGGAAGGATGATGTCAATAACTACATCGAAAAAGAATTAGGAAAAGATATTTTGATAAATTTAGCTTCCAGTGAATTTTCAAAAATGATAGATAAAAATAGAATTAAAAATATTTTAAATATTGATTTTAAAGAATTTAAAGATGGAAAATATATCTCTATCAGTTCTTATTCAAAGCAGGCTAGAGGAAATTTTTTAAATATTTTAGTTAAAAATCAAATAAAAAATATTGATGAATTTAAAAATATTAAATTTAATAATTATATATTCAATTCTGAATTATCTGATGGAAAAAATTTTATTTTCTCCAGATAA
- a CDS encoding YARHG domain-containing protein → MKKNFIFTLLFCCLSILSFANDWEFGSVGEHIIPLQNSNVSIKKEKITLKLTEEGMLVNVKFTFDSPVAEKKIIGFITPESGNSEEDGKGREPQPLEMENFKTVVNGKEVKSNVELLSKLLSKGILDNNIIKEYKEKEANFYNYVYYFTANFQKGENIVEHSYFYTGSSGVFERDFEYVVTTISKWKNKTVEDFEIEVQPGKAFVTLPYTFWKDAKQIDWEIVGKGKIIKIAPTAPNNEDGNRIDKYGIVYAKLDNGSVRYKTKNFSPDEEFYMTRVTSILGVGYDFPEGKIQGYKFKDKYFDIIKGGEIEVQDLEGLSDKELDIIRNYPYALSGYAFDRKDLNDYFSQFFWYSPVGKNVKFDEYYSYILKNISRVINEIRTNKKK, encoded by the coding sequence ATGAAAAAAAATTTTATTTTTACACTTTTATTTTGTTGTTTAAGTATATTATCTTTTGCAAATGATTGGGAGTTTGGTTCAGTTGGGGAGCATATAATTCCATTACAAAATTCTAATGTTAGTATTAAAAAGGAAAAGATAACTTTAAAATTAACTGAAGAGGGAATGCTAGTAAATGTTAAATTTACTTTTGATAGTCCTGTTGCTGAAAAAAAAATAATAGGTTTCATAACACCAGAAAGCGGTAATAGTGAAGAAGATGGGAAAGGTAGAGAACCTCAACCTTTAGAAATGGAAAATTTTAAAACTGTGGTTAATGGAAAAGAAGTAAAATCTAATGTTGAACTATTATCTAAATTACTTTCAAAAGGAATTTTAGATAATAATATAATTAAGGAATATAAAGAAAAAGAGGCAAATTTCTATAATTATGTTTATTATTTTACTGCAAATTTTCAAAAGGGGGAAAACATAGTAGAACATAGTTATTTCTATACAGGATCTTCTGGAGTGTTTGAAAGAGATTTTGAGTATGTCGTAACTACTATTTCTAAATGGAAAAATAAAACTGTTGAAGATTTTGAAATTGAAGTACAACCTGGAAAGGCTTTTGTTACATTACCTTATACTTTTTGGAAAGATGCTAAGCAAATAGATTGGGAAATTGTTGGAAAGGGTAAAATTATAAAAATAGCCCCAACTGCTCCAAATAATGAAGATGGGAATAGAATTGATAAATATGGAATAGTGTATGCAAAACTTGATAATGGTTCTGTAAGATACAAGACTAAAAATTTCTCTCCAGATGAGGAATTTTATATGACTCGTGTAACAAGTATTTTAGGTGTTGGTTATGATTTTCCTGAAGGAAAAATACAAGGTTATAAGTTTAAAGATAAATACTTTGATATTATTAAGGGAGGTGAAATTGAAGTACAAGATTTAGAAGGGCTATCAGACAAAGAACTTGATATTATTCGTAATTACCCTTATGCTTTATCTGGCTATGCTTTTGATAGAAAGGACCTAAATGATTATTTTTCACAATTTTTCTGGTATAGTCCAGTTGGTAAGAATGTAAAATTTGATGAATATTACAGTTATATATTAAAAAATATATCAAGAGTTATTAATGAAATAAGAACAAATAAAAAGAAATAA
- the creD gene encoding cell envelope integrity protein CreD, which translates to MDNFNQVPRSRKFSSPLMRKFVFLFVFIILLLIPLALVGDLIRDRGYLYKQTVAEVGNEWGGKQKIIAPTISITYTDTWIDGSNKKLKEDRHFLILPEELEAVIEMKDEVRQKGIYKATVYNANIKLKGYFSAKDFPDEDMQAYLSIGLTDTKALLKINKFKLGNIEKDLEPISGTMATPLYANGISGEITPEYNAALKSDKIPFEIDIDFRGNRDISILPLGKKNIFVIKSNWLSPSFSGILPNERTIDENGFSATWNISNLIRNYPQIIDLDNNPSFSDFRQGEYDSYSYKYNDYTEAYSTESAIPKVSLFDPVTNYTQVYRACKYGILFITMSLIIVYIFEIVSKKVAHYVQYGVVGFSLVIFYLLLLSLSEHLDFEWSYLISTLAIVIPNSLYITSMTSNKKFGIGMFIFLSGIYAILFSILRMEQYALLTGTLLILVVLYVVMYLTKKADIFLAFENKE; encoded by the coding sequence ATGGATAATTTTAACCAAGTACCGCGTTCAAGAAAATTTAGTTCACCTCTTATGAGGAAATTTGTGTTTCTTTTTGTATTTATTATTTTGTTACTAATTCCTTTGGCTTTAGTAGGAGATTTAATAAGAGATAGAGGTTATCTGTATAAACAAACAGTAGCTGAAGTTGGAAATGAGTGGGGAGGAAAGCAAAAAATTATTGCCCCTACAATTTCTATAACATATACAGATACATGGATTGATGGCTCAAATAAAAAATTAAAAGAAGATAGGCATTTCTTAATTCTTCCAGAAGAGCTTGAAGCTGTTATAGAAATGAAAGATGAAGTAAGACAAAAAGGAATTTACAAGGCAACTGTTTACAATGCCAATATTAAATTAAAGGGATATTTTTCAGCTAAAGATTTTCCTGATGAAGATATGCAGGCTTATTTATCTATAGGGTTGACAGATACAAAAGCTCTATTAAAAATTAATAAATTTAAACTAGGAAATATTGAAAAAGACTTAGAACCAATATCTGGAACTATGGCAACTCCTTTATATGCTAATGGTATTTCTGGTGAAATTACCCCTGAATATAATGCTGCACTTAAAAGCGATAAAATTCCTTTTGAAATAGATATAGATTTTAGAGGTAATAGAGATATCTCCATACTACCACTTGGAAAGAAAAATATTTTTGTAATAAAATCTAATTGGCTATCTCCAAGTTTTTCTGGAATATTACCTAATGAAAGAACCATTGATGAAAATGGATTTTCTGCCACTTGGAATATTTCAAATTTAATTAGAAATTATCCTCAAATTATAGATCTTGATAATAATCCTTCATTTAGTGATTTCAGACAAGGAGAATATGATAGTTATTCTTACAAATATAATGACTATACAGAAGCATATTCTACTGAAAGTGCTATTCCTAAAGTAAGTTTATTTGACCCTGTTACTAATTATACACAGGTATATAGAGCCTGCAAATATGGTATACTTTTTATAACAATGAGTTTAATAATAGTTTATATTTTTGAGATTGTAAGTAAAAAAGTTGCCCATTATGTGCAATATGGGGTAGTAGGTTTCTCTCTTGTTATATTTTATTTATTACTTTTATCATTATCAGAACATTTAGATTTTGAATGGTCTTATCTAATTTCTACATTGGCAATAGTGATACCTAATTCCTTATATATTACAAGTATGACTTCCAATAAAAAATTTGGTATTGGAATGTTTATATTCTTAAGTGGAATCTATGCAATACTGTTCTCTATCTTAAGAATGGAACAATATGCTTTATTAACTGGAACATTATTGATTTTAGTAGTTCTTTATGTAGTAATGTATTTAACAAAAAAAGCTGATATTTTTCTAGCTTTTGAAAATAAAGAATAG
- a CDS encoding aminopeptidase P family protein, with protein sequence MEVNEKINSCRKLMEEKNIDAYIVNTADYHQSEYISDFFKVREFLTGFTGSEGTFVIFKDEACLWVDGRYHIQAEKETMGTEIRLFKLGQKNVPTYSEYLITKLRENAILGFDEKLMLASDVLNLLSRKKFKIESFDPIEKLWKKRPRFPNGKIFVLEEKYSGKEHNLKIQELREKMLELNADFNIISSLDDIAWLYNIRGNDIKNTPVSLAFSIISKDKTYLYINKSKINKPYLKYFDENFIELRDYFQVSEDIKKLRGNILIDLKASSYEIYNSIDKKNKIINSPNPSSYLKAHKNEVEIQNTREIHIQDALAVTKFMHWLKTSYKTEEITELFAAQKIDSLRKEIIGYLDTSFDTISAFGKNAAMAHYKASERSNVRIKDGVFLVDSGGQYLKGTTDITRTFFLGKVSKDKKIHNTLVLKGMLALSRAKFLSGVTGTNLDILARQFLWSNSLDYKHGTGHGVGHILNVHEGPHGIRMQYNSQKLEEGMIVTNEPAIYVEGSHGIRIENELLVKSSIENEYGQFLEFETLTYVPIDLDGIVKPMLTLQEKIQLNEYHKQVFEKLSPYLNRKEKAFLKEYTKII encoded by the coding sequence ATGGAAGTTAATGAGAAAATTAACAGTTGTAGAAAGCTAATGGAAGAAAAAAATATAGATGCCTATATAGTTAATACAGCTGACTATCATCAAAGTGAATATATTTCAGATTTTTTTAAAGTAAGAGAATTTTTAACAGGCTTTACAGGTTCGGAAGGAACATTTGTAATATTTAAAGATGAGGCTTGTCTTTGGGTTGATGGAAGATACCATATACAAGCTGAAAAAGAAACTATGGGCACTGAGATAAGGCTTTTTAAATTAGGACAAAAAAATGTTCCAACATATTCTGAATATCTAATTACAAAACTGAGAGAAAACGCTATATTGGGTTTTGATGAAAAGTTGATGTTAGCTTCCGATGTTTTAAATCTTTTATCAAGAAAAAAATTTAAGATAGAAAGTTTTGATCCAATTGAAAAATTATGGAAAAAAAGACCAAGATTTCCAAATGGAAAAATATTTGTATTGGAAGAAAAGTATAGTGGAAAGGAGCATAACTTAAAAATTCAAGAACTTAGGGAGAAAATGTTAGAATTGAATGCAGATTTCAATATTATTTCCAGTTTAGATGACATTGCATGGTTATACAATATAAGAGGGAATGATATTAAAAACACTCCAGTAAGTCTTGCATTTTCAATAATATCTAAGGATAAAACTTATTTATACATTAATAAGTCAAAAATAAATAAGCCATATTTAAAATATTTTGATGAAAATTTTATAGAGCTAAGAGATTATTTTCAGGTTTCTGAAGATATAAAAAAATTAAGGGGAAATATTTTAATAGATCTTAAGGCATCTAGCTATGAAATTTATAACTCAATTGATAAAAAAAATAAAATAATTAATTCTCCTAATCCTAGCTCTTATTTAAAAGCACATAAGAATGAAGTTGAAATACAAAATACAAGAGAAATTCATATACAGGATGCTTTAGCTGTAACTAAATTTATGCATTGGCTAAAAACTTCATATAAAACAGAAGAGATTACAGAACTTTTTGCAGCACAAAAAATAGACTCTCTTAGAAAAGAAATTATAGGATATTTGGATACAAGTTTTGATACAATTTCAGCATTTGGTAAAAATGCTGCTATGGCACATTATAAAGCAAGTGAAAGAAGCAATGTCAGAATAAAGGATGGTGTTTTTTTGGTTGATTCTGGAGGTCAATATTTAAAAGGGACAACAGACATAACAAGAACTTTCTTCTTAGGAAAAGTAAGTAAGGATAAAAAAATACATAATACTCTTGTCTTAAAAGGAATGTTGGCACTTAGTAGAGCTAAATTTCTATCGGGGGTTACAGGTACAAATTTAGATATTTTAGCAAGACAATTTTTATGGTCTAATTCTTTAGACTATAAGCATGGTACAGGACATGGAGTAGGCCATATTCTAAATGTCCATGAAGGACCTCATGGAATAAGAATGCAATATAATTCCCAAAAATTAGAAGAAGGTATGATTGTAACCAATGAACCGGCTATTTATGTGGAAGGTTCTCATGGAATAAGAATTGAAAATGAATTGCTTGTAAAGTCCAGTATTGAAAATGAATATGGTCAATTTTTGGAATTTGAAACTTTAACTTATGTACCTATAGATTTGGATGGTATAGTAAAGCCAATGTTAACCTTACAGGAAAAAATACAATTAAACGAGTATCATAAACAAGTTTTTGAAAAATTAAGTCCATATCTAAATAGAAAGGAAAAGGCTTTTTTAAAGGAGTATACAAAAATAATATAA
- the glmS gene encoding glutamine--fructose-6-phosphate transaminase (isomerizing), with the protein MCGIIGYSGSEANAIKIILEGLEKLEYRGYDSAGLAFVEGNKITTEKKEGKLENLKNHLKDLKVNSKLAIGHTRWATHGVPTDSNSHPHYSEKRDVALVHNGIIENYLEIKEELIKEGVKFNSDTDSEVVAQLFSKLFDGDLFSTLNKVLKKIRGSYALAIMHENFPDKMICCKNHSPLIIGLGEKKNFVASDVSAVLKYTRDIIFLEDGDKALIEQDKVQIFDLNNKQVEREVKKIEWNFEQASKGGYEHFMIKEIEEQPEIIEKTLNVYTDKDYNIKFDEQLEGINFHNIDRIYIVACGTAFFAGLQGQFFMKKILGIDIFTDIASEFRYNDPIITDKTLAIFVSQSGETLDTLLSMKYAREKGAKTLAISNVLGSTLTREADNVIYTLAGPEISVASTKAYSSQVLILYLLSLYIGVKLNKIQEENYINYIKNILNLKENIEKIIENKNNINKIAKKIKNCKNGFFLGRGIDEKIAREGSLKMKEINYIHTESLPAGELKHGSIALIEEGVLVVAISTNLEMDEKTVSNIKEVKARGAYVIAVGKKGSLVSNSADEYFEIDDSGELLSPLAAAVVLQYLAYYTALAKGYDMDKPRNLAKSVTVE; encoded by the coding sequence ATGTGTGGAATAATTGGTTATTCCGGTAGTGAAGCAAATGCAATAAAAATTATACTGGAAGGGCTTGAAAAGCTTGAATATAGAGGATATGATTCAGCCGGTCTTGCATTTGTAGAAGGCAACAAAATTACAACTGAAAAAAAGGAAGGAAAGTTGGAAAATCTTAAAAACCATTTGAAAGATTTAAAAGTTAATTCTAAATTAGCAATAGGTCACACTAGATGGGCAACACATGGAGTTCCAACAGATAGTAATTCACATCCACATTATAGTGAAAAAAGAGATGTCGCCTTAGTGCACAATGGAATTATTGAAAACTATTTAGAAATTAAAGAAGAATTAATAAAGGAAGGAGTTAAATTTAACTCTGATACAGACAGTGAAGTTGTAGCTCAACTATTCTCAAAGCTTTTTGATGGAGATTTATTTTCAACCTTAAATAAAGTTTTGAAAAAAATTAGAGGAAGCTATGCTCTGGCTATAATGCATGAAAATTTCCCTGATAAAATGATATGTTGTAAAAATCATAGCCCTCTTATAATTGGATTGGGAGAAAAGAAAAACTTTGTTGCTTCTGATGTGTCAGCTGTTTTAAAATATACAAGAGATATTATTTTCTTGGAGGATGGAGATAAAGCATTAATAGAACAGGATAAGGTTCAAATATTCGATTTAAATAATAAGCAAGTTGAAAGAGAAGTAAAAAAAATCGAATGGAATTTTGAGCAAGCTTCTAAAGGTGGTTATGAACACTTTATGATAAAGGAGATTGAAGAACAGCCTGAAATTATTGAAAAAACTTTGAATGTTTATACAGATAAAGATTATAATATAAAATTTGATGAACAGTTGGAAGGAATAAATTTTCATAATATAGATAGAATATATATAGTTGCTTGTGGAACAGCTTTTTTTGCGGGTCTACAAGGACAATTTTTTATGAAAAAAATATTGGGGATAGATATTTTCACTGATATAGCATCAGAGTTTAGATACAATGATCCTATAATAACTGATAAAACACTTGCAATTTTTGTCAGTCAATCAGGTGAAACATTAGATACCTTGCTTTCTATGAAATATGCTAGAGAAAAGGGAGCAAAAACACTTGCTATATCAAATGTTTTAGGTTCTACTTTAACAAGGGAGGCTGATAATGTAATTTATACTTTAGCAGGTCCAGAAATATCAGTTGCCTCTACAAAAGCATATTCATCGCAAGTTTTAATTCTATATCTTCTATCACTATATATCGGTGTTAAACTGAATAAAATTCAAGAAGAAAATTATATAAATTATATTAAAAATATTTTAAATCTGAAGGAAAATATAGAAAAAATAATAGAAAATAAAAATAATATCAATAAAATAGCAAAGAAAATAAAAAATTGTAAAAATGGTTTTTTTCTAGGTAGGGGAATTGATGAAAAAATAGCCAGAGAAGGTAGCTTAAAGATGAAGGAAATAAACTATATTCATACGGAATCTCTACCTGCTGGTGAGCTAAAGCATGGAAGTATAGCTCTTATTGAAGAAGGTGTTTTAGTTGTTGCCATATCGACAAATTTAGAAATGGATGAAAAGACAGTTTCCAATATTAAAGAAGTCAAAGCCAGAGGGGCTTATGTAATAGCCGTAGGAAAGAAAGGAAGTTTAGTTTCTAATTCTGCTGATGAATATTTTGAAATAGATGATTCAGGAGAATTATTAAGTCCGTTGGCTGCTGCTGTTGTACTTCAATATTTAGCATATTATACTGCTCTTGCTAAGGGCTATGATATGGATAAACCTAGAAATTTAGCAAAATCAGTTACCGTTGAATAA